The window CGGCTGTAATCCACCGGCGCCGGTACTCAGCAGCTGCCAGAGCAGCAGTCGGTACTGCCGGCCAGTGCGCTGGTTTCTAGCGCTCTCCGGCCGGTAGCTGGCGGTTTCAGATCGGAACGACGAGCGAGTAGCCGACTGACGACAACCCTATTCGGCACTAGGTTATCGTTACCACACGCCGTTCTATCATTGATAATAATGTTTTTAGAAACAGAATTGTCAACCAGTATCGGACAACCCAGTACACGGTGGTTTCGTCGACACTGGCACGTCTCTGGCCGAGTACGGACCAATCACAAATACTAATTTCTATCAGTAACCGAACTCTTTCAACCGAGACGGATGCTCGAGATGACCGACGGTCGGCGACTCGATAGCGTCCGCCGAGTGGTCACACGGAAACGGATTCGACGGTGTCCGTCAGCAGTTCCTGAACGGCGACGGGATCACCGGTCTCGCTGCTTCGGATCGCCGCCTCGACGAGCGCCATCGACTGGAGGTTGTCCTGCACGTTCGTCGCCATCGGCTCGCCGCCGTCGAGCCAGTCGACGAACTGCTCGACGAGCCACGTGTTCGCCCATTTTTCGCCCTCGAGCAGCGGTATCCGTTCGGCGTCGTCCGCGTCCACGCCCGCGGCGAGCTGCGGTTCGGCGTCCGGATCGTAGGGGTAGCGCTCGAGCTGCCGGCCGTCGAGCTCGAGCGTCGCGTCGCGACACTCGGCGCGGACGTACTCGTTGCCCCAGCCGTTGAGGGCGGCGGCGTTGGTCTTCGCCCCCTCGTAGACGGCGCGAGTGCCGTCCTCGAAGGTCAGGTTGATCAGCGCCTGCGCGTCGCCGGCGTACTCGCCCCACTCCGGCAGCCACGTCTGGGCGTACAGCGTCTCGCAGCGGGCGTCGGCCAGATCCGCGAGGATATCGAGATGGTGAACGCCGCCCTCGATCAGCAGCGGATCCTCGATGTCGTGGCGAAACGCGCCCCAACTGCCGTACGAGCGGCAGTTACACGTAAAGCGCAGCATCAAGTAGTCGAGCGGGCCGTACTCGCCCGAGCGCAGTTCCCGCCGGAGCGTCGTTTTGTCCCGGTCGAACCGGTGACTCATCGTGACGCCCATCTTCCTGTCGGCGCGGTCGACCTTCTCCGCGATGCGGACCGCCGCCTCCAGCGTGTCGGCGATCGGCTTCTCCGAGAGGACGTGGAGGTCGTGGGCTAGCGCCTCGTCGACGATGGCCTCGTGATACTGCGGCGGGACGACGATCGTACAGCAGTCGGCGTCGTGCTCGGCAAACGCCGTCGCTGCGTCGGCGTAACACTGCTCGTCGCTCAGTCCGAGGCCCGTCTTCGCGTTCTCGAGGGCCGCTTCGTCCGTGTCGACCGCGGCCACGACGTTGAGTAGCCCGTCCTCGACGTTCGGCGGGAGATACTGTTTGCACCATCGCTCGCCCTGCCCGCCGGTCCCGACCTGGATTACGTCGTACGTCATTCGGTATCGCTCGCCGATATGTCGGGCGGACGGATATAGTTCGGGTTCGTGTCGGTCTCGCGGCCGGATCTCTCCGTTCCCGGGTCGGATCGACGAGTGCGTCCGCCGGTGATGGCGGCGCGTCGTTACTCAGCCCAGTAGGCTTCGCCCGGCGTCGTCTCGAAGACCGCTCGAGAGAGGACGTCGACGGCCTTCTCTAAGCCTTCGCGGCCGCTGGTCAGCGAGTCCTCGTGTTCGATCGAGAGCGCGCCGTCGTAGTCGACCATCCGGAGCGTCGAGACGACGTCCTTCCAGTGGGATTCGTCGTGGCCGTAGCCGATCGAGCGGAACAGCCACGAGCGATCGGGCTCGTCGGTGTACGGCGTCGTATCGAGGACGCCCTTTTCGCGGGCGTTGGCGTCGTAGACCTTCGTGTCCTTCGCGTGGAAGTGGTGGATAGCGTCTTCCTCGCCGAGCAGGCGGATCGCCTCGGTGACGTCGATCCCCTGCCAGTAGAGGTGCGAGGGATCGAAGTTCGCGCCGACGCGCTCGCCGGTCTCCTCGCGGAGCTTCAGCATGCCCTGCGGTTCGTAGACGAGCATGTTCGGGTGCATCTCGATCCCGATATCGACGTCGTGCTCGTCGGCGAGATCGTTGATCTCGCTCCAGTAGTCGATCGCGACCTCCCACTGGTACTCGAGCGCCTCGAGGTGCTCGCTCGGCCAGGGCGCCGTAATCCAGTTGGGCGTCTCGTCGTTCGGACTGCCGCCGGGCAGGCCCGAGAAGCAGGTGATCGCGTCGACGCCGAGCTGGCTGGCCAGCTTAATCGCGTCGCGCAGTTGCTGGTCGTCTTCCTCGGCGCGCTCGTCGTCCGGGTGCAGCGGGTTGTTGTGCGTCGCGAGCGCGCTGATCTCCATGTCGTATTTCTCGACCGCCTCGAGCACCTCGGCCTGCGCGTCCTCGTCGTCTAAGTGCGTGTCCGTGCTGAGATGACCGTCACCGGTGAAGCCGCCACATCCCAGTTCGACGGTCTGGACGCCGATTCCGGCGAGGTACTCGAGCGCCTCATCGAGGGGCTGATCATCGAGCGGGGCCGTGAGTACGCCGACTTTCATATCCGTTTCAACCGTGTGTCGGCCTGTCACATAAGTGTATATATCGGAGCGAACTCCGGCCGGCGAATCGAGGCCGCTCCCTGGGTGTGAACCCGGTTCGGAATCGAGTCACACGCGAACACCTCCCAAAGAATATTAACAATCGCTTTCGTAGGGAATACTCATGAGTTCGATCGAGTTCGAGGACGTTACCAAGGTGTACGACGGCGATATCCTCGCCGTCGAAGCGTTCAACCTGACGATCGAAAGCGGCGAATTCCTCACGCTCGTCGGGCCCAGCGGCTCCGGGAAGTCGACGCTGCTCCGAATGGTCGCCGGCCTCGAGGATATCACCGACGGGACGATCTCGATCGGCGGCGAGCGGGTCAACCTGTTGCCCCCGCGCCACCGCGACATCGCGATGGTCTTCCAGAGCTACGCGCTGTATCCCCACCTGAGCGTCCGCGAGAACATGGCGTTCGGCCTCAAACGCTCGACCAGCCTCCCCGAGGAGGAGATCTACGAGCGCGTCGAGGACGCGGCCGAACTGATGGGCATTCCGGAACTGCTCGACGACCGGCCCAAACAGCTCTCGGGCGGCCAGCAACAGCGCGTCGCGACCGGCCGCGCCATCGTTCGCGAGCCCGCCGTCTTCCTCTTCGACGAGCCCCTCTCGAACTTAGACGCGAAGCTGCGCAAGCACATGCGTACCGAACTCCAGCGAATCCAGCAGGAACTCGAGACGACGACGATCTACGTCACCCACGACCAGGAGGAGGCGATGACGATGTCCGACCGGATCGCCATCCTCAACCACGGCGAACTCCAGCAGGTCGGCACGCCCCGCGAGGTGTACAACGACCCGCGGAACCTGTTCGTCGCGCAGTTCATCGGCAGCCCGTCGATGAACATCTTCAACGTCCGGTACGAACCCGCCGAGAACGGCGGCCGGCTCACCGGCGACGTCGACATCCCGCTCGAGCCCGAGTACGCTGAGCAGGTCGAGACCGCCGGGAGCACGGACCTGAAGCTCGGCGTCCGGCCCGAACACATCACCGTGAGCCGGACGAGCGACGCGGGCGACATCGCCGCATCCGTCGACATTATCGAACCGCTCGGGGCTCGCGACCTGCTGTACTTCGAACTCGAGGACGAGGGTGACGAGACGCTCGTCTCGAGCGACGCTGCAGCGCTCGAGGACGACGAGGAGACGGCACCCGAGGAGGAAGTCGAGGAGCGCAAGGCGTTCATCGACCCCGAGTCGATCCCGCAGGACGCCGACGAGGTGTTCCTGAATCTGGATCTCGACCAGGCGCACCTGTTCGACACGGAGACGGGGCTCAACATCGCACATCTCCTCGAGCGAGAGCAGGAAGCGGCGCCGACGCCGTGAATCCGACCGAGTCCGCGGTCGCGGCCCCGCCGAGCGCCATCTTTTTTACCGCCCGAAAAGAGGTGAGCGTATGAGCCGTCGCGCGAACGCACCCGCTCGCGGGAACAGGTGGACGGCAGTCCGGCCGTGGCGAAAGCTCGTCCGAGCGAACGACATCGGGGAGATGGTCGACGTGGTCGGCCGGTACGGCTGGCTGCCGGCGCTGGTCGGGCTCGCGCTCCACGCGCTCGCCCGCGGCGCGTTCGAGTACCTGAGCGAGCCGTACATCGTCGTCGAGGGCTACGTCTTCCCAGGCTGGCCGATAGCGCTCGCCGTCAACCTCGTGTTCGGGGCGGCCGTCGTCGCGTTCTCGTGGTTCCTCTACTTCGGTCTGGTCGGCGCTATCGCCGGCTACTTCTCCGAGAAACACGATCTGGCGATAGAGACGTTCAAGTTCGGTGGCTACCTGAGCGTCCTGTTCGCGCCGGTCTTCATCCTCGGCGCCGCGTTGATCGCGACGATCACCGTTCCCGAGGGTGCGACTGCAGCGGCTGCCGGGAGCGGCGAGGAGGCCGTCGAGTTCGCCCTCTCGGCCCACTCGTTCGTCTACGACACGCCGCAGATGCACGCCGTCCGCGTCCTCAAGGCGGTCACCTGGATCGTCACCGGCTTCCTGCTGCTGCCGGTCGTCCAACAACTCTACGAGATCGACGAGAAGCAGAGCGTCCTGAGCGTGCTGCCGGTGACGCTGCTCGGCGTCGGGACCGCGTTTCTCTTCTAACTGGGG is drawn from Halopiger aswanensis and contains these coding sequences:
- a CDS encoding Gfo/Idh/MocA family protein, whose product is MTYDVIQVGTGGQGERWCKQYLPPNVEDGLLNVVAAVDTDEAALENAKTGLGLSDEQCYADAATAFAEHDADCCTIVVPPQYHEAIVDEALAHDLHVLSEKPIADTLEAAVRIAEKVDRADRKMGVTMSHRFDRDKTTLRRELRSGEYGPLDYLMLRFTCNCRSYGSWGAFRHDIEDPLLIEGGVHHLDILADLADARCETLYAQTWLPEWGEYAGDAQALINLTFEDGTRAVYEGAKTNAAALNGWGNEYVRAECRDATLELDGRQLERYPYDPDAEPQLAAGVDADDAERIPLLEGEKWANTWLVEQFVDWLDGGEPMATNVQDNLQSMALVEAAIRSSETGDPVAVQELLTDTVESVSV
- a CDS encoding ABC transporter ATP-binding protein — its product is MSSIEFEDVTKVYDGDILAVEAFNLTIESGEFLTLVGPSGSGKSTLLRMVAGLEDITDGTISIGGERVNLLPPRHRDIAMVFQSYALYPHLSVRENMAFGLKRSTSLPEEEIYERVEDAAELMGIPELLDDRPKQLSGGQQQRVATGRAIVREPAVFLFDEPLSNLDAKLRKHMRTELQRIQQELETTTIYVTHDQEEAMTMSDRIAILNHGELQQVGTPREVYNDPRNLFVAQFIGSPSMNIFNVRYEPAENGGRLTGDVDIPLEPEYAEQVETAGSTDLKLGVRPEHITVSRTSDAGDIAASVDIIEPLGARDLLYFELEDEGDETLVSSDAAALEDDEETAPEEEVEERKAFIDPESIPQDADEVFLNLDLDQAHLFDTETGLNIAHLLEREQEAAPTP
- a CDS encoding sugar phosphate isomerase/epimerase family protein — its product is MKVGVLTAPLDDQPLDEALEYLAGIGVQTVELGCGGFTGDGHLSTDTHLDDEDAQAEVLEAVEKYDMEISALATHNNPLHPDDERAEEDDQQLRDAIKLASQLGVDAITCFSGLPGGSPNDETPNWITAPWPSEHLEALEYQWEVAIDYWSEINDLADEHDVDIGIEMHPNMLVYEPQGMLKLREETGERVGANFDPSHLYWQGIDVTEAIRLLGEEDAIHHFHAKDTKVYDANAREKGVLDTTPYTDEPDRSWLFRSIGYGHDESHWKDVVSTLRMVDYDGALSIEHEDSLTSGREGLEKAVDVLSRAVFETTPGEAYWAE